One part of the Vogesella sp. LIG4 genome encodes these proteins:
- a CDS encoding SMP-30/gluconolactonase/LRE family protein, with protein sequence MSEARLLFDARAVLGEGLYWSAAEARLYFVDIRQHTVYALQADGSLYRQWQLPDLAGWVIPRSRGGWVAGMRDGFALLQLAPEPSVQPIANPHPRQPGMRLNDAKAWCDGSIFAGSMSDSDPAGAHGRLYRLRPDLSWQVVDSGYHICNGPCFSPDGQLMYHTDSFLRTIYRYPMAEDGTPGPREVWKVFSPQEGYPDGMTVDAEGCLWVAHWEGGCVSRFAPDGSLLRRIRLPVSLVTNVAFFGERLERLAVSTARDGLSEATLAAQPLAGSVFEIDPQGVRGLAPYAFAG encoded by the coding sequence ATGAGCGAGGCACGCCTGCTGTTCGACGCCCGTGCGGTGCTGGGCGAGGGGCTGTACTGGTCGGCGGCAGAAGCGCGGCTGTACTTCGTCGACATCCGCCAGCACACGGTGTACGCGCTGCAGGCGGATGGCAGCCTGTACCGCCAGTGGCAGCTGCCGGATCTGGCGGGCTGGGTGATACCGCGCAGCCGGGGCGGCTGGGTGGCCGGCATGCGCGACGGCTTCGCCCTGCTGCAGCTGGCGCCGGAGCCGAGCGTGCAGCCGATCGCCAACCCGCACCCGCGCCAGCCCGGCATGCGGCTGAACGATGCCAAGGCCTGGTGCGACGGCAGCATCTTCGCCGGCTCGATGAGCGACAGCGACCCGGCCGGTGCCCATGGCCGGCTGTACCGGCTGCGGCCAGACCTGAGCTGGCAGGTGGTAGACAGCGGCTACCACATCTGCAACGGGCCGTGCTTCTCGCCCGACGGGCAGCTGATGTACCACACCGATTCCTTCCTGCGCACCATCTACCGCTACCCCATGGCGGAAGACGGCACGCCGGGGCCGCGCGAGGTGTGGAAGGTGTTTTCGCCGCAGGAAGGCTACCCGGACGGCATGACGGTGGATGCCGAAGGCTGCCTGTGGGTGGCGCACTGGGAGGGCGGCTGCGTGTCGCGCTTCGCGCCGGACGGCAGCCTGTTGCGCCGCATCCGGCTACCGGTGTCGCTGGTGACCAATGTGGCGTTCTTTGGCGAACGGCTGGAGCGGCTGGCGGTAAGCACCGCCCGCGATGGCCTGAGCGAGGCAACGTTGGCCGCACAGCCGCTGGCCGGCAGCGTGTTCGAGATCGACCCGCAAGGCGTGCGCGGCCTGGCACCGTACGCGTTTGCCGGCTGA
- a CDS encoding SDR family NAD(P)-dependent oxidoreductase, with amino-acid sequence MSQYAHYPSLAGKVVFITGGSSGIGADIVTAFAAQGARVAFTGRNREAAQQVQQAAAALGPTPLFLPCDMSRVEDIAGAFVAAREALGRVDILINNAANDDRHQLATVSPDYFDQMVAINLRAGFFAAQQAAADMVAGGGGAIVNLSSISWKIKGAGYPVYETCKAATIGMTRALARDLGKQGVRVNTLTPGWVMTEKQLRLWVDAAGEQMIDANQCLAGRLHGDDIARMTLFLAADDSRMITAQEFVVDAGWT; translated from the coding sequence ATGAGCCAGTACGCACACTATCCCAGCCTGGCCGGCAAGGTGGTCTTCATCACCGGCGGCAGTTCCGGCATCGGTGCCGACATCGTTACCGCCTTCGCGGCGCAGGGCGCGCGGGTGGCCTTTACCGGCCGCAACCGCGAGGCGGCCCAGCAGGTGCAGCAGGCCGCCGCCGCGCTGGGCCCCACGCCGCTGTTCCTGCCCTGCGACATGAGCCGGGTGGAGGATATCGCCGGCGCCTTTGTCGCCGCCCGCGAAGCGCTGGGGCGGGTGGACATCCTGATCAACAATGCGGCCAACGATGACCGCCACCAGCTGGCCACGGTCAGCCCGGACTACTTCGACCAGATGGTGGCCATCAACCTGCGCGCCGGCTTCTTTGCCGCGCAGCAGGCCGCCGCCGACATGGTGGCCGGCGGTGGCGGCGCCATCGTCAACCTCAGCTCCATCAGCTGGAAGATCAAGGGTGCCGGCTACCCGGTGTACGAAACCTGCAAGGCCGCCACCATCGGCATGACCCGTGCGCTGGCGCGTGATCTGGGCAAGCAGGGCGTGCGCGTCAACACGCTTACCCCCGGCTGGGTGATGACCGAGAAACAGCTGCGGCTGTGGGTGGATGCTGCCGGCGAGCAGATGATAGACGCCAACCAGTGCCTGGCCGGCCGCCTGCACGGCGACGACATCGCGCGCATGACGCTGTTCCTGGCGGCGGACGACAGCCGCATGATCACCGCGCAGGAATTCGTGGTGGACGCCGGGTGGACCTGA